From Polaribacter haliotis:
AAATACCAATATATTATAATTACAAAAGAACACAATTAAAGGTGAAACATTTAGATGTGCAAGACAAACCTTTGTATCCTTTTGGGTATGGACTAAGTTATACCGATTTTAAATATTCTGATATAAAATTATCCGATTCAACATTTACAGCTAAAGATTCTATATTAGCTACTATAACTGTTAAAAATACAGGAAACTATAAAGGAAAAGAAGTTGTACAAATGTACCTTGGAGATGAAGTCTGTTCTGTAATTCGTCCTGAAAAAGAATTAAAAGGATTTAAAATTATTGAATTAGATGAAGAAGAAAGTAGAGATGTATCATTTACAATAAGTGTAAAAGATCTTACTTTTATAGACAGAAACTACAAACAATCTTTTGAATATGGAAAATTTAAGCTTTTTATTGGTACTTCTTCTGAAGATGTAAAAGAGACTGCATTCTATTTGAAAGAATAAATCTGGCTTTGAAAACGTATTTAAAAATTAATTTAATTAGGAAATCTTTACTCCAAAATTTTGATAAAATCTTCAAAAGCCACATAATAAGGTTGGTCTTTAAAAACAGGAGCTTCCACACTTTCCGAATTTGCGATTCCAACACCCGCAAACCAAACTTTGGCATTTTGCTTTTTTGCATGTTGTTTGAATGTTTCCATCCATAAAACATCATAATCGTTTGGATTCTGTAAATTATTAGTCGCTTTTACCAAGACAAAAATGGTGGGTTCTCCTTTTTTAAACAATACAAATTGCGGGTGCCTTTTTAAAGTACTATTGATTGCCTGAAACTCATAACCCATTTTTTCAAGCTTCTTTCCTACGATATTCATTGCCAAGTTGTGCAATTCTTGTGCTGTTAAAACTTGCATTACAATTATTATTTCTTATTTCTTTTGTTGTAATTTTTATCTCCTCTAGTTTTCGGCTTCTTATATTTCTTAGCAATTTCTCTTCTATAAGAACCACCTTGATTGGTTTTACTATTCTTTTCACTTTTTTCATGAAAAGCAGGTCCTGGCACATATTCTAAACCAGTTCTGTTCTTAGAAATTCCTTGGTCTTCTCTTGGTCGTTCGTCTTCTGTTAGTAATTTAGAAATTTCAACTTCTTCTGGAAGCTCCAAAACAGGAATTTCAAAATTCATTAATTTTTCTATTTCTTGCTTACTTTCTTGTTCTTTTTCAGTAGAAAATAAAATGGTTTTTCCTGCTTTTTCTGCACGACCAGTTCTACCAATTCTGTGCATATAATTTTCAGGAAAATCTGGTGTATCAAAATTAATAACGTGCGAAACATTATCAAAATCTAAACCACGAGCCATTACATCTGTAGCTAATAAAATTCTATTTTTCCCTTCATCAAACTGTCTTATAGAACGAATTCTGTAATTCTGAGTTTTATTGGAGTGAATTACACACATTTCGTCATTAAAAACTTCTTCTAAATGCTTAAATAACAAATCTGCAGTTCTTTTAAAACCGACAAAAATTAATACTTTATTGTACGTTTCTTTATCTCTTAAAAGATGATGTAATAAATTTACTTTGGTAAAAAAATTAGGAATATTAAAAGAAACTTGCTCAATATTATCTAGCGGAGTTCCACTAACTGCCACAGAAATTTTCTCTGGTTTTTTAAAGAAGTCATAAATTAAATGATCTACATCTTCTGTCATTGTTGCAGAAAATAGTATGTTTTGTCTTCTTTCTGGGATGATATCAAAAATATTCATCAACTGAAAACGGAAACCTAAATCTAACATTACATCTACTTCATCAATAACCAATTTCTGAATAGATTTCAACTTTAAAGCATTGCTTAAACCCAAATCGTACAAACGTCCTGGAGTGGCTACAATAATATCTTGCCCTTGTAAAATGGCTTGTTTTTGAGTATTTATGTTTGTTCCACCATAAACTCC
This genomic window contains:
- a CDS encoding Na(+)-translocating NADH-quinone reductase subunit F produces the protein MQVLTAQELHNLAMNIVGKKLEKMGYEFQAINSTLKRHPQFVLFKKGEPTIFVLVKATNNLQNPNDYDVLWMETFKQHAKKQNAKVWFAGVGIANSESVEAPVFKDQPYYVAFEDFIKILE
- a CDS encoding DEAD/DEAH box helicase, whose product is MTFEDLDLSKQLHYAIEDLGFETPTPIQEQAFSVVRSGKDVVGIAQTGTGKTFAYMLPILRDLKYSKQVHPRILVLVPTRELVLQVVDEIEKLAKYINVRVLGVYGGTNINTQKQAILQGQDIIVATPGRLYDLGLSNALKLKSIQKLVIDEVDVMLDLGFRFQLMNIFDIIPERRQNILFSATMTEDVDHLIYDFFKKPEKISVAVSGTPLDNIEQVSFNIPNFFTKVNLLHHLLRDKETYNKVLIFVGFKRTADLLFKHLEEVFNDEMCVIHSNKTQNYRIRSIRQFDEGKNRILLATDVMARGLDFDNVSHVINFDTPDFPENYMHRIGRTGRAEKAGKTILFSTEKEQESKQEIEKLMNFEIPVLELPEEVEISKLLTEDERPREDQGISKNRTGLEYVPGPAFHEKSEKNSKTNQGGSYRREIAKKYKKPKTRGDKNYNKRNKK